Proteins encoded within one genomic window of Anopheles gambiae chromosome 3, idAnoGambNW_F1_1, whole genome shotgun sequence:
- the LOC4577690 gene encoding sodium-dependent nutrient amino acid transporter 1 isoform X1 has protein sequence MDSTPKTIAKGLTHTNCITIGIASPTTPVREKWTSNIEFTLSCIAYSVGFGNIWKFPYTALDNGGGAFLIPYLVVLFLIGRPLYYLEMAMGQFCSRGCVKIYDMAPAMRGVGVGQSVAMVVAMSYYTPILAITLRYLLLSFSSELPWSKCDHSWSRCINSDFRGYANVTNGLAEDRRNVSAELYFTNTIMHRAPLAEGLGWPDGKLVLCLLVSWSILVVILIKGVRSTGKAAYFLAIFPYVIIFILLAHSLSLEGSLEGIKFFLTPKWESLFSAKVWMEAVTQCFFSLSICFGGIIAYSSFNNFSNNVYRDAMIISWLDTFTSIVVGCIVFGVLGNLAHVTHRTSIQDIVREGPGLTFMAYPDAIAKFEYCPQLFSVLFFLMFFIVGIGSNLGAITSVITAIRDRCPTVENWKIVMGVSVSMFCISVVYLAPGGLDLLDVLDTYGAKYVTLTLALFEILTFAWIYGVDRVCRDIKFMLQIETGLFWRICWGIIAPLLVGVILIVSFVDYVPLNVPAEYNVAGWILYTFAILQLPLWAGYAIMTQDEKGCRTAWKTAFQPSTTWGPENELTRDQYNKMESKRSHFTATPARHCTQRLCGKIFD, from the exons ATGGATTCCACCCCAAAAACAATTGCCAAAGGATTAACC CACACGAACTGCATCACTATCGGCATCGCATCCCCAACCACACCGGTGCGCGAGAAGTGGACCAGCAACATCGAGTTCACGCTATCCTGCATCGCGTACTCGGTCGGGTTCGGTAACATCTGGAAGTTCCCATACACCGCCCTGGACAATGGAGGTGGTGCGTTTCTGATACCCTACCTCGTGGTACTGTTCTTGATCGGACGCCCCCTGTACTATCTCGAGATGGCTATGGGACAGTTCTGTAGCCGAGGGTGCGTCAAGATCTACGATATGGCGCCCGCAATGCGCGGTGTCGGTGTGGGTCAATCGGTCGCAATGGTCGTGGCAATGTCGTACTACACACCGATCCTGGCGATCACTCTGCGCTATCTGTTGCTCTCGTTTAGCAGTGAGCTGCCGTGGAGCAAGTGCGATCATTCGTGGAGTCGGTGTATCAATTCGGACTTTCGTGGATATGCGAACGTTACGAATGGACTGGCCGAGGATCGCCGGAACGTTTCCGCTGAGCTGTACTTTAC CAACACCATAATGCACCGAGCACCATTGGCAGAGGGACTTGGATGGCCAGATGGCAAGCTGGTCCTGTGTCTACTCGTCTCCTGGTCCATTCTGGTTGTGATCCTCATCAAAGGAGTTCGCAGCACCGGGAAAGCGGCCTACTTTCTTGCCATCTTCCCGTATGTAATCATTTTCATCCTGCTTGCCCACTCCCTCAGTCTGGAAGGTTCGCTCGAGGGTATCAAGTTCTTCCTAACCCCCAAATGGGAAAGCCTATTCTCAGCCAAGGTATGGATGGAAGCAGTCACACAGTGTTTCTTCTCCCTGTCAATCTGTTTTGGTGGAATCATTGCGTACTCCTCGTTCAATAATTTCTCCAATAATGTCTATCG TGATGCAATGATCATCTCATGGCTGGATACGTTCACATCCATCGTAGTCGGATGCATCGTGTTCGGAGTTCTCGGTAACTTGGCACACGTCACGCACCGCACCAGCATCCAGGATATTGTGCGCGAGGGCCCCGGACTAACGTTCATGGCGTATCCGGACGCGATCGCAAAGTTTGAGTACTGTCCGCAGCTCTTCTCCGTCCTATTCTTCCTGATGTTCTTCATCGTAGGCATTGGCAGTAATCTGGGAGCGATCACGAGTGTCATCACGGCTATTCGCGACCGATGCCCAACGGTTGAGAATTGGAAGATTGTGATGGGCGTTAGTGTGAGTATGTTTTGTATCAGTGTCGTCTACCTTGCCCCTGGGGGGTTAGATCTTCTGGACGTGCTGGATACATACGGAGCAAAATACGTTACGCTCACGCTAGCCCTGTTTGAGATTCTCACCTTTGCGTGGATCTACGGAGTGGATCGCGTTTGTCGCGACATCAAGTTTATGCTGCAGATCGAAACAGGGCTGTTTTGGCGCATCTGCTGGGGCATTATTGCGCCGCTGCTGGTCGGTGTAATACTGATCGTGAGCTTCGTCGACTACGTCCCATTAAACGTTCCCGCAGAGTATAATG TTGCTGGATGGATTCTGTACACGTTCGCCATCCTGCAGCTACCGTTGTGGGCCGGTTACGCGATCATGACACAGGACGAGAAAGGCTGCAGGACGGCATGGAAGACAGCCTTCCAGCCGAGTACCACCTGGGGACCGGAGAACGAGCTCACCCGCGACCAGTACAACAAGATGGAGAGCAAGCGGAGCCACTTTACTGCAACCCCGGCCCGACATTGTACGCAAAGATTGTGTGGCAAAATATTTGACTAA
- the LOC4577690 gene encoding sodium-dependent nutrient amino acid transporter 1 isoform X2: protein MAMGQFCSRGCVKIYDMAPAMRGVGVGQSVAMVVAMSYYTPILAITLRYLLLSFSSELPWSKCDHSWSRCINSDFRGYANVTNGLAEDRRNVSAELYFTNTIMHRAPLAEGLGWPDGKLVLCLLVSWSILVVILIKGVRSTGKAAYFLAIFPYVIIFILLAHSLSLEGSLEGIKFFLTPKWESLFSAKVWMEAVTQCFFSLSICFGGIIAYSSFNNFSNNVYRDAMIISWLDTFTSIVVGCIVFGVLGNLAHVTHRTSIQDIVREGPGLTFMAYPDAIAKFEYCPQLFSVLFFLMFFIVGIGSNLGAITSVITAIRDRCPTVENWKIVMGVSVSMFCISVVYLAPGGLDLLDVLDTYGAKYVTLTLALFEILTFAWIYGVDRVCRDIKFMLQIETGLFWRICWGIIAPLLVGVILIVSFVDYVPLNVPAEYNVAGWILYTFAILQLPLWAGYAIMTQDEKGCRTAWKTAFQPSTTWGPENELTRDQYNKMESKRSHFTATPARHCTQRLCGKIFD, encoded by the exons ATGGCTATGGGACAGTTCTGTAGCCGAGGGTGCGTCAAGATCTACGATATGGCGCCCGCAATGCGCGGTGTCGGTGTGGGTCAATCGGTCGCAATGGTCGTGGCAATGTCGTACTACACACCGATCCTGGCGATCACTCTGCGCTATCTGTTGCTCTCGTTTAGCAGTGAGCTGCCGTGGAGCAAGTGCGATCATTCGTGGAGTCGGTGTATCAATTCGGACTTTCGTGGATATGCGAACGTTACGAATGGACTGGCCGAGGATCGCCGGAACGTTTCCGCTGAGCTGTACTTTAC CAACACCATAATGCACCGAGCACCATTGGCAGAGGGACTTGGATGGCCAGATGGCAAGCTGGTCCTGTGTCTACTCGTCTCCTGGTCCATTCTGGTTGTGATCCTCATCAAAGGAGTTCGCAGCACCGGGAAAGCGGCCTACTTTCTTGCCATCTTCCCGTATGTAATCATTTTCATCCTGCTTGCCCACTCCCTCAGTCTGGAAGGTTCGCTCGAGGGTATCAAGTTCTTCCTAACCCCCAAATGGGAAAGCCTATTCTCAGCCAAGGTATGGATGGAAGCAGTCACACAGTGTTTCTTCTCCCTGTCAATCTGTTTTGGTGGAATCATTGCGTACTCCTCGTTCAATAATTTCTCCAATAATGTCTATCG TGATGCAATGATCATCTCATGGCTGGATACGTTCACATCCATCGTAGTCGGATGCATCGTGTTCGGAGTTCTCGGTAACTTGGCACACGTCACGCACCGCACCAGCATCCAGGATATTGTGCGCGAGGGCCCCGGACTAACGTTCATGGCGTATCCGGACGCGATCGCAAAGTTTGAGTACTGTCCGCAGCTCTTCTCCGTCCTATTCTTCCTGATGTTCTTCATCGTAGGCATTGGCAGTAATCTGGGAGCGATCACGAGTGTCATCACGGCTATTCGCGACCGATGCCCAACGGTTGAGAATTGGAAGATTGTGATGGGCGTTAGTGTGAGTATGTTTTGTATCAGTGTCGTCTACCTTGCCCCTGGGGGGTTAGATCTTCTGGACGTGCTGGATACATACGGAGCAAAATACGTTACGCTCACGCTAGCCCTGTTTGAGATTCTCACCTTTGCGTGGATCTACGGAGTGGATCGCGTTTGTCGCGACATCAAGTTTATGCTGCAGATCGAAACAGGGCTGTTTTGGCGCATCTGCTGGGGCATTATTGCGCCGCTGCTGGTCGGTGTAATACTGATCGTGAGCTTCGTCGACTACGTCCCATTAAACGTTCCCGCAGAGTATAATG TTGCTGGATGGATTCTGTACACGTTCGCCATCCTGCAGCTACCGTTGTGGGCCGGTTACGCGATCATGACACAGGACGAGAAAGGCTGCAGGACGGCATGGAAGACAGCCTTCCAGCCGAGTACCACCTGGGGACCGGAGAACGAGCTCACCCGCGACCAGTACAACAAGATGGAGAGCAAGCGGAGCCACTTTACTGCAACCCCGGCCCGACATTGTACGCAAAGATTGTGTGGCAAAATATTTGACTAA
- the LOC133393760 gene encoding sodium-dependent nutrient amino acid transporter 1-like, with product MAGASTTTTTQLTIDGSVAPEVNTREPHEPKEREKWGRGIEFLLSCIALSVGFGNIWRFPYTAMQNGGGAFLIPYLIVLLLVGRPLYYLEMVMGQFASRGCIKVFDVAPLMRGVGVGQTLALLLILGYYAAVLSVSVRYFVASFGSPLAWARCEPDWSGCVDSEFKGRVQNASLRPSAEYYFNRTVLHNFWTVEDGIGVPDWKLAVCLLFCWMCITGILIKGIRSSGKASYFLAIFPYVILLVLLVRTCTLEGADQGILYLMKPQWEKLIDVQVWYAAVTQCFFSLTISLGSVIVFASYNSFTNNIYRDAMIISWLDTFTSIVSGIVVFGIVGNIAHITGNRVEDMQLQGPQLTFITYPDAIAKFDAAQNVFAVLFFLMFFLLGLGSNTGIVTTIVTAVRDRFPELPNWKVVISIAIYGFCCGLVYITPGGLHVLDVVDKYGVTLTTLTLVMLEIVTFCWMYGVEQIGHDIQLMLSRKTGVFWRVCWSFVTFGIIAVIWVFSFIQYTPLPVPLGMTVFGWGLYAFVISQVAIWAVYALCERKEEKLLDRIKAACQPTSDWGPEDSTVRSQYRAERSKRLEENRAQSVGVGKCVLRKMCNTFVQK from the exons ATGGCAGGCgctagcaccaccaccaccacccaattAACCATAGACGGCAGTGTGGCGCCGGAAGTAAACACCCGAGAGCCCCACGAGCCAAAGGAGCGCGAAAAGTGGGGCCGTGGCATCGAGTTCCTGCTCTCCTGTATCGCCCTTTCCGTCGGGTTCGGCAACATTTGGCGCTTCCCGTACACGGCCATGCAAAACGGCGGTGGAGCGTTCCTCATTCCCTACCTGATAGTGCTGTTGCTGGTCGGCCGTCCGCTCTACTATCTCGAGATGGTGATGGGTCAGTTCGCGAGCCGGGGCTGCATCAAGGTGTTCGATGTCGCACCGCTAATGCGTGGTGTAGGCGTCGGCCAAACGCTTGCCCTGCTGCTGATACTGGGCTACTATGCGGCCGTACTTTCCGTGTCGGTGCGCTACTTTGTTGCCTCGTTCGGTAGTCCACTGGCCTGGGCTCGCTGTGAGCCGGACTGGAGCGGGTGTGTCGATTCGGAGTTTAAGGGGCGCGTGCAGAACGCCAGCTTAAGGCCATCGGCAGAGTATTACTTTAATCGTACCGTGCTGCACAACTTCTGGACGGTGGAAGACGGTATTGGAGTACCGGACTGGAAGCTGgcggtttgtttgctgttttgctggATGTGTATCACGGGTATACTGATTAAGGGTATTCGTAGCTCGGGAAAGGCTTCATACTTTTTGGCCATCTTTCCGTACGTGATACTGTTGGTGTTACTGGTACGCACCTGTACGCTGGAGGGAGCGGACCAGGGCATACTGTATCTGATGAAGCCGCAGTGGGAGAAGCTGATAGACGTGCAG GTTTGGTATGCTGCCGTGACACAATGCTTCTTTTCGCTAACAATATCACTCGGTTCGGTTATCGTGTTTGCTTCGTACAACAGCTTCACCAACAATATCTACCG TGATGCTATGATCATCTCCTGGCTCGATACCTTCACCTCGATCGTGTCAGGCATCGTTGTGTTCGGTATCGTCGGCAACATCGCACACATCACCGGTAACCGGGTCGAGGATATGCAGCTGCAGGGTCCCCAGCTCACCTTCATCACGTATCCGGATGCGATCGCCAAATTTGATGCCGCCCAGAACGTGTTTGCTGTGCTGTTTTTTCTTATGTTTTTCCTACTCGGGCTCGGTAGCAACACGGGCATCGTAACGACGATCGTGACGGCGGTTCGCGATCGGTTCCCCGAGCTACCCAACTGGAAGGTGGTGATTTCGATAGCGATCTATGGGTTTTGCTGTGGGTTGGTTTATATCACACCG GGTGGATTACACGTGTTGGATGTAGTGGACAAGTACGGTGTTACACTAACGACGCTAACGCTGGTAATGCTAGAGATTGTAACGTTCTGCTGGATGTACGGCGTCGAGCAAATTGGGCATGACATTCAGCTTATGTTGAGCCGGAAGACTGGTGTGTTTTGGCGAGTTTGCTGGAGCTTTGTGACGTTCGGTATTATTGCCGTTATATGGGTATTTAGCTTCATCCAGTACACACCACTCCCAGTTCCTCTGGGTATGACTG TATTTGGTTGGGGTCTATATGCATTCGTAATCAGTCAAGTAGCAATTTGGGCTGTGTATGCCTTATGCgaacgaaaagaagaaaaactatTGGACAGAATCAAAGCTGCCTGTCAGCCAACATCCGATTGGGGGCCAGAAGACTCTACCGTGCGTTCACAATATCGAGCCGAGCGTTCCAAACGTTTGGAGGAAAATCGAGCCCAAAGTGTTGGTGTCGGGAAATGTGTACTTCGAAAGATGTGCAACACTTTTGTCCAAAAATAG
- the LOC3291187 gene encoding sodium-dependent nutrient amino acid transporter 1 isoform X1, with protein MENLGYAGGQVEPGEKGIQAAESRSVASPMNSSITLQTISDDTKTTTSTRDKWGRDIEFMLSCIAYSVGFGNIWKFPYTALKHGGGAFLLPYLIVLFIVGRPIYYLEMILGQFSSRGCVKLYDLAPAMRGIGVAQTIAMFVVMTYYAPVLAITFRYFVASFSSTLPWSECNPGWANCVNSSFVGRLEPTNGTAVGLQSSAELYFLKEVIHKAPSLEDGLGMPDWKLALCLLFAWIVVATILIRGAKSTGKASYFLAIFPYVIIIILLLQTLMLDGAMQGILYFITPQWDKLLSIEVWYEAVTQCFFSLSVCYGGIIAYSSFNNFSNNVHRDAVIISWLDTFTSIVAGCIVFGVIGNLAYVSGQPDIQKLARDGAGLTFMTYPDAIAKFQFLPQLFAALFFLMLFIVGVGSNLGVTTSIITAIRDQRPQLRHWQVVLGTVTVGYFFGLLYLTPGGFDFLDVIDYYGAKYVTLTFAVLELATVAWIYGVDRICRDIRFMLGIETSFYWRVCWGLIAPAATLLILIFSFADFELQKVPMGYNVLGLFIYAIAVLQLPGWYCYAVWRRRSKQTESLRKAAHNALKPMDIWGPESDTVRLQYQAEEEQYQNSQPLERSTVQRIKKRMFNMG; from the exons ATGGAGAACCTTGGATATGCGGGCGGACAGGTGGAGCCGGGGGAGAAAGGCATACAGGCAGCTGAAAGTCGATCGGTTGCTTCG CCGATGAATTCCAGCATCACGCTGCAGACGATCAGTGACGACACGAAAACCACGACCTCGACGCGTGATAAATGGGGCCGGGACATTGAGTTTATGCTGTCCTGCATCGCGTACTCGGTCGGGTTCGGCAACATCTGGAAGTTCCCGTACACGGCACTGAAGCACGGCGGCGGCGCATTTCTGCTGCCGTACCTGATCGTGCTGTTCATAGTGGGCCGACCGATCTACTACCTGGAGATGATACTGGGCCAATTCTCGAGCAGGGGGTGTGTGAAGCTGTACGATCTGGCACCGGCTATGCGAG GCATTGGAGTGGCGCAAACGATTGCAATGTTCGTGGTGATGACGTACTACGCGCCGGTGCTGGCCATCACGTTCCGGTACTTTGTGGCATCGTTCAGCAGCACTCTGCCGTGGAGCGAGTGCAACCCTGGCTGGGCAAACTGTGTCAATTCCTCGTTCGTGGGACGGCTGGAGCCCACCAACGGCACAGCCGTTGGACTGCAATCATCCGCCGAGTTGTACTTCCT CAAGGAAGTGATCCACAAAGCACCCTCCCTTGAAGATGGACTAGGCATGCCCGACTGGAAGCTGGCACTGTGCCTGCTGTTTGCGTGGATCGTCGTCGCCACCATCCTGATCCGGGGTGCGAAAAGTACCGGCAAAGCGTCCTACTTTCTGGCCATCTTCCCGTACGTGATCATCatcatactgctgctgcaaacgCTCATGCTAGACGGGGCGATGCAGGGCATCCTGTACTTCATCACACCGCAGTGGGACAAGCTGCTCAGCATCGAG GTTTGGTACGAAGCCGTTACGCAGTGCTTCTTTTCGCTCTCGGTCTGTTACGGTGGCATCATCGCGTACTCGTCCTTCAACAACTTCAGCAACAATGTGCACCG TGACGCCGTCATTATTTCCTGGCTCGACACATTCACCTCGATCGTGGCCGGTTGCATCGTGTTCGGGGTGATCGGCAATTTGGCGTATGTTAGTGGGCAGCCCGACATCCAGAAGCTGGCGCGGGACGGTGCCGGCCTTACCTTCATGACGTACCCGGACGCGATCGCCAAGTTCCAGTTTTTGCCGCAGCTGTTTGCCGCCCTGTTCTTCCTGATGCTGTTCATCGTGGGCGTCGGCAGCAATCTGGGCGTAACGACCAGCATCATTACGGCGATCCGGGACCAGCGGCCCCAGCTGCGCCACTGGCAGGTGGTCCTGGGGACCGTCACCGTGGGGTACTTCTTCGGGCTGCTCTACCTAACGCCCGGTGGGTTCGATTTCCTGGACGTGATCGATTACTACGGTGCCAAGTACGTGACGCTCACGTTTGCCGTGCTGGAGCTCGCTACCGTTGCGTGGATTTACGGCGTGGATCGGATCTGTCGCGACATCCGGTTTATGCTGGGCATCGAGACATCGTTCTACTGGCGCGTCTGCTGGGGACTGATTGCACCGGCCGCCACGCTGCTCATTCTTATCTTCAGCTTTGCCGACTTTGAGCTGCAAAAAGTCCCGATGGGCTACAACG TTTTAGGGCTGTTTATCTACGCAATTGCGGTGCTACAACTGCCTGGTTGGTACTGCTACGCGGTTTGGAGGCGGCGCAGCAAGCAGACGGAATCATTGCGCAAGGCGGCACACAATGCGCTCAAGCCGATGGATATTTGGGGACCGGAAAGTGATACCGTGCGGTTGCAGTACCAGGCCGAGGAGGAGCAGTACCAAAACAGCCAACCGCTCGAGCGCAGCACTGTGCAGCGAATCAAGAAGCGAATGTTTAACATGGGATGA
- the LOC3291187 gene encoding sodium-dependent nutrient amino acid transporter 1 isoform X2: MNSSITLQTISDDTKTTTSTRDKWGRDIEFMLSCIAYSVGFGNIWKFPYTALKHGGGAFLLPYLIVLFIVGRPIYYLEMILGQFSSRGCVKLYDLAPAMRGIGVAQTIAMFVVMTYYAPVLAITFRYFVASFSSTLPWSECNPGWANCVNSSFVGRLEPTNGTAVGLQSSAELYFLKEVIHKAPSLEDGLGMPDWKLALCLLFAWIVVATILIRGAKSTGKASYFLAIFPYVIIIILLLQTLMLDGAMQGILYFITPQWDKLLSIEVWYEAVTQCFFSLSVCYGGIIAYSSFNNFSNNVHRDAVIISWLDTFTSIVAGCIVFGVIGNLAYVSGQPDIQKLARDGAGLTFMTYPDAIAKFQFLPQLFAALFFLMLFIVGVGSNLGVTTSIITAIRDQRPQLRHWQVVLGTVTVGYFFGLLYLTPGGFDFLDVIDYYGAKYVTLTFAVLELATVAWIYGVDRICRDIRFMLGIETSFYWRVCWGLIAPAATLLILIFSFADFELQKVPMGYNVLGLFIYAIAVLQLPGWYCYAVWRRRSKQTESLRKAAHNALKPMDIWGPESDTVRLQYQAEEEQYQNSQPLERSTVQRIKKRMFNMG; encoded by the exons ATGAATTCCAGCATCACGCTGCAGACGATCAGTGACGACACGAAAACCACGACCTCGACGCGTGATAAATGGGGCCGGGACATTGAGTTTATGCTGTCCTGCATCGCGTACTCGGTCGGGTTCGGCAACATCTGGAAGTTCCCGTACACGGCACTGAAGCACGGCGGCGGCGCATTTCTGCTGCCGTACCTGATCGTGCTGTTCATAGTGGGCCGACCGATCTACTACCTGGAGATGATACTGGGCCAATTCTCGAGCAGGGGGTGTGTGAAGCTGTACGATCTGGCACCGGCTATGCGAG GCATTGGAGTGGCGCAAACGATTGCAATGTTCGTGGTGATGACGTACTACGCGCCGGTGCTGGCCATCACGTTCCGGTACTTTGTGGCATCGTTCAGCAGCACTCTGCCGTGGAGCGAGTGCAACCCTGGCTGGGCAAACTGTGTCAATTCCTCGTTCGTGGGACGGCTGGAGCCCACCAACGGCACAGCCGTTGGACTGCAATCATCCGCCGAGTTGTACTTCCT CAAGGAAGTGATCCACAAAGCACCCTCCCTTGAAGATGGACTAGGCATGCCCGACTGGAAGCTGGCACTGTGCCTGCTGTTTGCGTGGATCGTCGTCGCCACCATCCTGATCCGGGGTGCGAAAAGTACCGGCAAAGCGTCCTACTTTCTGGCCATCTTCCCGTACGTGATCATCatcatactgctgctgcaaacgCTCATGCTAGACGGGGCGATGCAGGGCATCCTGTACTTCATCACACCGCAGTGGGACAAGCTGCTCAGCATCGAG GTTTGGTACGAAGCCGTTACGCAGTGCTTCTTTTCGCTCTCGGTCTGTTACGGTGGCATCATCGCGTACTCGTCCTTCAACAACTTCAGCAACAATGTGCACCG TGACGCCGTCATTATTTCCTGGCTCGACACATTCACCTCGATCGTGGCCGGTTGCATCGTGTTCGGGGTGATCGGCAATTTGGCGTATGTTAGTGGGCAGCCCGACATCCAGAAGCTGGCGCGGGACGGTGCCGGCCTTACCTTCATGACGTACCCGGACGCGATCGCCAAGTTCCAGTTTTTGCCGCAGCTGTTTGCCGCCCTGTTCTTCCTGATGCTGTTCATCGTGGGCGTCGGCAGCAATCTGGGCGTAACGACCAGCATCATTACGGCGATCCGGGACCAGCGGCCCCAGCTGCGCCACTGGCAGGTGGTCCTGGGGACCGTCACCGTGGGGTACTTCTTCGGGCTGCTCTACCTAACGCCCGGTGGGTTCGATTTCCTGGACGTGATCGATTACTACGGTGCCAAGTACGTGACGCTCACGTTTGCCGTGCTGGAGCTCGCTACCGTTGCGTGGATTTACGGCGTGGATCGGATCTGTCGCGACATCCGGTTTATGCTGGGCATCGAGACATCGTTCTACTGGCGCGTCTGCTGGGGACTGATTGCACCGGCCGCCACGCTGCTCATTCTTATCTTCAGCTTTGCCGACTTTGAGCTGCAAAAAGTCCCGATGGGCTACAACG TTTTAGGGCTGTTTATCTACGCAATTGCGGTGCTACAACTGCCTGGTTGGTACTGCTACGCGGTTTGGAGGCGGCGCAGCAAGCAGACGGAATCATTGCGCAAGGCGGCACACAATGCGCTCAAGCCGATGGATATTTGGGGACCGGAAAGTGATACCGTGCGGTTGCAGTACCAGGCCGAGGAGGAGCAGTACCAAAACAGCCAACCGCTCGAGCGCAGCACTGTGCAGCGAATCAAGAAGCGAATGTTTAACATGGGATGA
- the LOC1271095 gene encoding sodium-dependent nutrient amino acid transporter 1 has protein sequence MSGTDNPGFVTSDDGGLPAQNGAKPTSPSAQLEKLEKPPAAEREKWDKGVEFLMSCIALSVGLGNVWKFPSTAFRNGGGAFVIPYLIVLLVVGRPIYYLEMMMGQFSSRGSVKVYDVSPIMRGIGIAQMVSICVVIVYYAATIATAIRFFVASFGSPLPWASCDVSWTGGFNCVNSSNTGPTPAFNNSLPVKTSAELYYTHSVTGEGLLTAGEFGVPDWKLTLCLLFIWVAMTIMMVKGIRGSGKVAYFLALFPYVVLISFAIYAFTLEGAGQGLKYFITPDWDQLLNADVWKEAVSQCFFSLSICFGGVIAFSSYNNFSNNIYRDAMIISWLDTFTSLLSGALVFSIIGHLGHLTNETDYTKVVKPGSGLTFITYPDALAKFEHVPNLFALLFFFMLLTLGVGSCTGLINSVLTALHDSTPRLKSWKTVVTIGVLGFALGLLFVTPSGSKMLDYFDYYGVQFVTLTSAIFELFAFCWLYGIRKLTRDIQFMLKRRTGFLWRFCWKLLTPAMLIVVLVIGLVKSQRPQGIDDVYHVLGWCIYVGALVPIPVWAWFAIRKRNESSLKKRIVAASKPLSDWGPESLEVRKQYLEFCSNYQPMDSRWTRLRRVLHRNDKTYRVSV, from the exons ATGTCCGGTACGGACAATCCTGGCTTTGTCACGTCGGACGATGGCGGGCTTCCTGCACAGAATGGTGCAAAACcaacatcaccatcagcacAGCTGGAAAAGCTCGAAAAACCACCGGCCGCGGAGCGTGAAAAGTGGGACAAGGGTGTCGAGTTCCTGATGTCCTGCATAGCGCTCTCCGTCGGGCTGGGCAATGTGTGGAAGTTTCCGTCGACCGCGTTCCGCAATGGTGGCGGTGCGTTCGTTATCCCGTACCTGATTGTGCTGCTGGTCGTTGGGCGGCCCATCTACTACCTGGAGATGATGATGGGTCAGTTTTCGAGCCGGGGCAGCGTCAAGGTGTACGATGTGTCGCCGATCATGCGAG GTATCGGTATCGCGCAAATGGTTTCGATTTGCGTAGTGATCGTGTACTACGCGGCGACGATCGCGACGGCAATCCGCTTCTTTGTCGCATCGTTCGGCAGCCCGCTCCCGTGGGCCAGCTGTGACGTCAGCTGGACCGGTGGTTTCAACTGTGTCAACTCCTCCAACACTGGGCCGACGCCGGCATTCAACAACTCACTGCCGGTAAAGACGTCGGCCGAGCTGTACTACAC ACACTCAGTCACCGGCGAAGGACTGCTGACTGCGGGTGAGTTCGGTGTGCCGGACTGGAAGCTGACGCTCTGCCTGCTCTTCATCTGGGTGGCGATGACCATCATGATGGTGAAGGGTATCCGCGGATCCGGCAAGGTCGCATACTTTCTGGCCCTCTTCCCGTACGTCGTGCTGATCTCGTTCGCGATCTACGCCTTCACGCTGGAGGGCGCCGGTCAGGGCTTGAAGTACTTCATCACCCCCGACTGGGATCAGCTGCTGAATGCGGACGTCTGGAAGGAGGCCGTCTCGCAGTGTTTCTTCTCGCTGTCGATCTGTTTCGGCGGTGTCATTGCCTTCTCCTCTtacaacaacttcagcaaCAATATTTACCGGGATGCGATGATCATCTCGTGGCTGGATACGTTCACCTCCCTACTCTCCGGGGCGCTCGTGTTCTCCATCATTGGCCATCTGGGACATCTGACAAACGAAACCGACTACACCAAGGTGGTAAAGCCGGGCAGTGGCCTAACGTTCATCACCTACCCCGATGCGCTGGCCAAGTTTGAGCACGTCCCGAACCTGTTCGCGCTGCTGTTCTTCTTCATGCTGCTAACGCTCGGCGTCGGCAGCTGTACCGGACTTATCAACAGTGTGCTGACAGCGCTCCATGACAGTACGCCGAGACTGAAATCCTGGAAAACGGTCGTCACCATCGGAGTGCTAGGATTTGCGCTCGGACTGCTGTTCGTAACGCCGTCCGGTTCGAAGATGCTCGACTACTTTGATTACTACGGCGTGCAGTTTGTGACGCTAACGTCTGCAATCTTTGAACTGTTTGCGTTCTGCTGGCTGTATGGCATCAGGAAGCTTACGCGTGACATCCAGTTTATGTTAAAGCGACGCACCGGTTTTCTGTGGCGCTTCTGCTGGAAGTTGCTCACACCGGCGATGCTGATCGTGGTGCTGGTTATTGGACTGGTGAAAAGCCAAAGACCGCAGGGCATTGACGATGTGTATCATG TCTTAGGTTGGTGCATCTACGTTGGAGCTCTGGTGCCAATTCCGGTGTGGGCTTGGTTTGCCATCCGTAAGCGCAACGAATCGTCCCTCAAGAAGCGCATCGTGGCCGCAAGTAAACCCCTCTCCGACTGGGGTCCAGAGAGTTTGGAAGTGCGCAAACAGTACCTCGAATTCTGCAGCAACTATCAACCGATGGACTCACGCTGGACCAGGTTGCGGCGGGTACTGCACCGGAACGATAAGACGTATCGCGTCTCGGTTTAA